The DNA sequence ATCAATGATACCTCTGGTGTGCTCACAATAAACAGGTATGGAGAACTAGTCCTTTATGCTCATAACATGGAAAGCACTCCTATTTGGTCTACTAACGTGTCGCGGTCGGTTCAAAATGTTAACACAAGCACTTCATCTACACAGCTTTTAGATACAGGAAATTTAGTTGTGTTCCAGGATGATAAAAATGGAATCTTTATATGGCAAAGTTTTGATCATCCTATAGATACTTTAattccaggtatgaaagttggggTGAGTTGGAAAACTGGGCAAGAATGGGTTTTAACATCTTGGAAGTCACAAGATGACCCTGGAACTGGGGACTATACCTATAGGCTAAGTTCAGATCATAATGCATCTccccaattttttttgtataaagGTTTGAGTAAGTATTGGCGAAGTGATCCAGGGCCAGCGCCTACTTTGGTCGCTAATCAAGATGAAACTTATTTTTTCATGAATGAAACCAATGCAATTACAAGAATAACAGTGACTGATTCTGCCTTAGAGCACCTTATATGGGATGGTGGTGGCTTTCAATGGAAGGAAGACTTCTCTGCACCGAAGTCCCGGTGTGACAGGTACGGACAGTGTGGTGCCAACAGCAGATGTAGCCCTGACAATGTTAATCTGTTTGAGTGTGACTGTTTGCCAGGGTATGTGCCTAATTCTGTAAGTGATTGGAATCAGAAAAATGGTTCAGGTGGATGTGTGAGTAATCGACTTGGTTTGTTGAAGTGTGGAGATGGAGACGGGTTTATAAAGGTGGCAAGAGTTAAATATCCAGACACAACGATAGCAGCATCGTTAAAATCAGGTATGAGTGACAAAGAGTGTGCACAGGAGTGCCTAAGAAATTGTTCTTGCACTGCATATTTGAGCACTGAAAATGAAGGGATTGTTGATTGCTTGACATGGTATGATGACTTGATGGACATTTTAGTGTACACAGAGCTTGGACGAGATCTCTATGTTCGTGTGAATGCAACTGTGTTAGGTACTAATCTGCTTGCAATGGAAGCAAACGCAACTAACAACATATAAGTGTTGAATCTCAAAATTACTAGTTTTTTTATGTCATTGTTTTCTAATCCTTTGTCACCCTCTTATGTAGCGGCAAATGCCGGAAGATCACAAGGTTTCTTGGAAAGGAGGGGTATGCTGGCTATTCCAATACTGTCTACTGCGCTAGCATTGGTACTAATCATTATGCTTGCATGGAAGTGGCATAAGAAGAACAGGAACACAAGAGGTGAATGAAGTTCTCATCTATTTTGATTGATTAGTTGTACTGCTTTAGTTGTCATGAGCTGGTAACACTTGTTCCGTCTGTAAATCACatgaaaaactaaaataaaatcatttgcATCTTAAAAACATGGACTAAAATGATGAGGATATGCAGTTAGAACAGCGACAATAGAATGATGTAGAGAATAATTCTTTATTGTTTAGGCATAGACTTTGTGGAGGCAGAGGAGCTTGAGGAAACTCAGAGACACCCCGAATTGCAATTTTTCGATCTTGACACAATAATAGCAGCCACAGACCACTTCTCTCGTGTCAATGAACTTGGCCGTGGTGGCTTTGGCTCTGTTTATAAGGTAAACAACAAATTTAGATGTCCTAAACATTTCTAAGCTTCATAAATCTCTTTTTGTTCTGGCTATGTTAGGTTCTGGCATGGCTGTTTCTTTCACTATTCTTATTAGTTAATCAACAGTTTAGTTGCTTCTAAAAGTTGTTGAATATGTAAAAGCTTAATATTTATTTGAACATAACTTTAGGGTCAGCTATCAAATGAACAGAAAGTTGCTGTGAAAAGATTGTCCAAAACTTCAGGACAAGGGATTGAAGAATTTAAGAATGAAGTTGCACTTATAGCAAGACTTCAACACAGGAACCTTGTGAAACTTTTAGGCTGTTGTATAAAGGGAGAAGAAAGGATGTTAGTCCTAGAATACATGCCTAACAAAGGCTTGGACTCCTTTCTTTTTGGTATGTGTAGAGGAAATAATGATTGGTTCAGGCCATTTCTCAAATATAAAGCACATATTTACAGCTTCTTACTAAAGAGTACCATTTgtcttttgaattttgatgtagATAAGACAAGACGGTCCTTCTTGGATTGGGAAAAGCGTTTTGAAATTATCAACGGGATTGCTCGTGGGATTCTGTATCTTCACCAAGACTCAAGATTGAGGATTATTCATAGAGATCTAAAAACTAGTAATGTTCTACTAGATGATGAGATGAACCcaaaaatttctgattttggcaTGGCTAGAATATTCCATGGAGACCAACTGCAAGATAAGACGAGCCGAATTGTTGGAACATAGTAAGAATAATGAATATCACATTTAATCTTTGTTATGCTATTTTTTGGGTTTAACATTCTATATTGTTTATATACAGTGGATACATGTCACCAGAGTATGCAGTATTTGGGAGATTTTCCACAAAGTCTGATGTCTTTAGTTTTGGGATCATAATGTTGGAGATTGTAAGTGGCCAGAAAAACAATGGTTCTGATCTAGAGGATTCTTCCGTGAACTTAATAGGACGTGTAAGCAACACATATCTTTCTAACATTTTATCTATGAGCATGTATTTGTTTTTTAAACTAAATTTCAACTGCAGGTATGGGAGCTCTGGAGAGAAGGCAGAGCCTTGGATATTGTGGATTCAACACTGAAGTCATATCATCCAAATGAAGCCATGAGATGCATACAAGTTGCGCTCTTGTGTGTACAAGAAGATCCGAATGACCGACCTGCCATGTCAGCCATTGTTTTCATGTTGAGTGATGAAGCATCTCCTCCATTGCCAAAGCAGCCGGCATCTGTTTACGAAAGAAAATTCGGCACTCATGTTGATCCATTACTTTCAAACAGATCTTCTTCTATAAATCACTTGACAGTAACTACAATGGAAGCTCGATAATGATGCAAACTTATAATTTTGACAATATGTACTTGTTTTAGTTTAGCGAATTTTCATCAgaaattgtgttttgatttCCTAAAGTACTATTTGTTTATGCAAACACCAGATAAGAGATTCGGATATTACAATCCAATCTAATCCATTTCCTAATATATATCAATCTATTTCAGTCAAGGGTACCAACTGTGGCCAAAGGGTTGATTTGCTAAAAGTAGCAcccaatttaaccctaaaaaatatcatcgttagtatatgatAAATATGGATCGttaccggggattgagggtacacctgtcattgtaaaataaataaagaattaataaaagtatgaGGTATATATTTAcgaaaaagaatatatacaaataacgaaataCAAGGGGTGTTCAAGAATTagggtttcgaaaattaaaataaataaaaggaagaacatgtaaaaacacatatacaattaTTCACAAAGGTGGAACGcaagaaacaaaaatcaaaaccaattccatatgatcaaattcaattaaaatcctatagttgatcatctaagtcatgagagagacgttgatcatgtgaaacattcaaatcaaatgatttcccatattttactttccttaattaattaatctaagtgaaagcacttaAACTAattctattaaacatgcaatcaaagtctagaaagctagctaatcaatacATGTCCAACGCAATAAGCAtgaagaaaggctatcaacttgAGTGCATATataacctagtatgaataagttcatctatttgcaatcctctttaattgatttcgacttttgtacaaagcctttactacttttgatttagggttataaaactattaggtgaattgttaacctaaatctagcaccaattatatgtaAACCCTAAATGTTATCAACCACATAAGATcaacacataaaagatatcaattaagcaaaatcaatcgaacaaactcacaaaagcaacttagaatcacaatcatagaaTTCGAAATTTTTATTCAAGCAAAataattgggcttaaactttgccctaaacgttaggttaactagaatcaagttcatacgaattcaaacaaagaaaaccaaaagaggtTACAAGTAAAAagattgaattacaccgtgaacaGAGATGGTGATGGAGAGCTTGAGACGTAGGACTTTGattcttgaaagcaagcttcaaataTTCATGGCTTCAAGGTCGATGAatggcggctaggaggcttcacggcttcttcttctcttcttctcttttcttgaaaacgcagagacttgaactagagaatggagagagagctTTTGGCGTTTTAGAATTTTTCTAAGGAGAGGAAGGTGTGTAAAACATCTCAATGGgtagagtatatataggggacatgaacttggtctccaagtcttcatgaatcttcttttaatttccccaAAATTATttaatcatgccacacagcttctcCCAATCAAATAATACCACATATACCTTGTTGAgccatccaaccaatcaaaatcctCCAAATAAGTCCATAATCTTTTAAAATATATCATTGCTGAATTTCCCAAGGATTTAATAtgattttctcttaattttcggccaaagaaataggaatgaacctagacaatgaatctggacttgttttggaccttttcttgtTGTATACACTTTGCcattccttaaaactctcccaaGAATATCTCCAACGTTATTTATCTCTAGATCCTTCCATGTATGACAccattttcttgattttcttcccAATTTCACGGAAAAAaggattttattttccaaaaatcacTCTTTTCATGTCCAAAAACCCATAAAACATTAGGCTTTTCCCATTTGCCAAATTTCACATTCAATCCAGAAGGATTTTAGGCTTTCATGCGTCATCTTGAAGACATGTGATCTCCTAGTGCCTTCAGGGCTCTTCTCTCAatgccatttttcttcatttttctcatgtATACTTCCTCGTCGACTTaggagtcttgctttgacaaagtttcctattttgaataggatttcctggttgaatcAGGATTTCTTGGCTGGACcaagaaaacttcatttcttcttttcaactCATTCTTGCAGCCCTTGTGCCTTGTCTTAGCTATCTCCAACGTTTTCTaacttctcttccttctttaaGCTCATTTAAGCTCCATTTACTCCATgggacctaaaaatagaaacttttgaaacttttattaaacttactaaaaataaaaaatttcctaaaaaagaaacttatttaaggaaataattaagtaaatatgaggaaataacaattaaaacgtcacattaaaatgctcctattaAGGGTTATCGatctagaaaaattattatATCATCTTGGACCACTGTAGAACGTGGCGGTCCGAATTGATGTCATTGGTCCATATAACATGTACTTATTTATCATTGAAAATGCCCACGTGGTAGTCCAGAACCATAAAAAAATTACTCATCGATCTAAATttaaagatgaaaaaaaaaaaaacagtatagATTTGAAAAAGCACTGCACTGCTAGGTTCGATCTACTTCGTGGAGACGCTGCAGGATGTGATCTGGGTTGGAGGGTGATTGCCCGGCGCACAGGGGGTGGAGGTGGAGACGCTGTCGGTGATGGGTTGGCAGGGGTGTTTTGGGCGGGATGGTGGTCAGTGGCAGAGCCTCATTATGCCATGAGATGGCTATGGCCCCCCCAAACCCAAATGTGGCTGCATTTGATTGGTCATTTTCATAAATTACACAttataataattaaaaattgagagaaaatataTCATTAGCCCCTCCAAAATTTTTGGGCAAGCTCCGCCATTGATGATGGTGGTGTTGTGCTGCATCCTTGcacttgggcttgggcttggcagagtttgggcttgggctttggCTTTGGGCCCATGTTACTTTTGTTTGTCTTTTGTgtttattgtttttttcttttagtaagaTGTGGCTTTATGCCGGCAATAAGACCCTACAACATTTTATTAGGGCAATGTGGGCTCTGTCCCGGTTTGTGCACCTTGTGTGCCTGGTCTACCCTAGTTAGGCGGTGAGTTTCTTGCCTCGTCAAATGGTCGCATCCTCCTAGTTGTAGAATGAAACTCAGTGTCGCTGGTCTTAATTCCGATCGGCAACATATTAGGAAAGATGCACTATTTGTATTGATGCTTCGAtttcgagttatctttccgttatgtcaccacacaatatcaaagcaaatggagtagccaatagagcactctttgctagttggtgcctgttagaatacatagattctTTGGAGACTCCTGATATGATTTTGGGACATTCCCTCAATGCTTATTGTATTTTGGGGTTACGGCTCTATGTCCCCCCTtctattcgacagtttcattaattaaggcctAAGGGCAGCCACACTGGCCCTTCttcaaaaaagatgaaaaaaaaacaataaatccaaattaaatGGTACTTAAATAAAGGATGGATCACCTCGATCAAAGATACTATTACTTGTGCTAGACTTTTCTAATATGTTTTTTGTTTCCAAGTTTGTTAAGGAAAGTATAATTATTTATCCTAGATTCCTAGTATTAGGGGAGAGACAGACTTTTGTCCTAGTAACTTTGAATCCTACAAATTCCTGCCTCTAGGTAATTTAGATGTATTGTTGGTGTGAGTTTGAGTAATGCCTGCAATCTTCTGGTGCTTAGTTTTTCATTAAATTGCAAGCAAACTTTTCACTGATAACAGTTTCTATGGAAAAAATTTAGCAGAATCAATACTGCTCTGCTTCTTCTCTGTTCCCTCATCTGTTTCCTACAAGGAGTTGCATCACTTGGTATCAACTATGGCAAACTTGGCGAGAATTGGTCGCTACCACTAcatatgtttctttattttttgttttcatcttgTAAAATCAATAAATTAAAGTGGGGCAAGGAAATCTTGAATGTACAGTTGGTGATGTTGTAGACAGGTTTATACATAGTCATAGAAATCATGGTTATGTTGATGTGGGGAAGTTTAGACatggttattttttttaaaaaggatttgattttattagatatcaaagccatgaaacaaacaggccagagtctaaagaacttacataagaagatCCGGAATTAAACCAGGCGTCCTATCTAAGTCACACCTAAACTCATTAAAACTAAAATGGTCGCTCGCTGAAACAACAAGCCTACAAATTAAGTAAAAGTAATCTCACTTCCTAAGGCAAAATcaattcatctagtctaatttgCCAGCACTTAATTGTGGTACacatgtcaactagaaacatcttagaaagtAATATATAGAAATCACTCCCACttgagaagacttgaagtccAGAATGTCTTGAAATTTTGTACCTTAAGCAAGCAGTTTCTCTTTCCCCTTAGGGTTAGAGCTAGTACTTGTTTCAGGGTCATCAGCAGCTAACAACCTCGGCATCAGGTTGGTCTTTTTGCTCTTTGTCTTTTCTAGTtctccatctttctttcttcctttcccTGTTGTTCCATATGGCAGCTTGTTCACACTTCCAACATGAtgtcctctctttctcttaggTTGATCATTGTTGTTCGAAGGTCCCTCCAACAAGCCCATAGTCACTGTatccaaatttttctttccaatagCAAGACTTAAACGCAATTTTTTTTAGAGATAATTACCTCATCATTTTCCCTACTACGGCGTTGTCCTGTGATCGGATCTTCATTGAGTCTTGGTTCACTTAATTCTCTAATCTGCATTGTCTTCGATGTCGACGCATGGCCATCATGGATtgaggcttagtttgggattgttgtgctGTGAGGGGAAGCACTTCTGATTTTGTTGCGAGGGGAAGCACTTCTGACTTTACTGTAAGGGGAAGCAggtgagtgtttggtaaactatttTTAGAAGTGCTATTAGAATGAAATGCAAATTTCGAATGTTTGATAAATcgtaaataaaaaatattttgacTATTGTAATTACCAAAAAGGTCATCAATGTTAAATATGCTAGTAAaatacttttttctattttgaaaccCTTTCAATGCATCAATTTTGTCTCGTCTTCTATACCAAATACTATATGTAATATTTGTTTCTTGTATCGAACTATTTATTGGTGTAAAATTAGTTCACAGTtgaaaatgaagacaaaatctTTCAAAATTAAATTTCCGATTCATGAAGTAGAAGTAGCGGCCATCATTTGacaatagacaaaaaaaaaaatagcctcTTTAACAAATCAGTAAATTCCATTTGGATTAATCTATTTTCAAGGcatgatgcatgcattttcaGTATATGAAGTATTGCAATTTCCATAAGCCTTTGCTAGTGGATATTATGGTTCTGTTCGTTGGATTCCAATACTCAAATGCAGAAGAGCAAACACACCTCTGATCAAGTtacaatttcttttcttcttttgacaAATGAAATTTCACTGAAAGAGGAAAGAAACTTACAAGCTAAAGAGCAAAACAACCAAAGAAATAAAACCTACCTAGAAAACTAAAGAACCATAAACCAACAAAACAACAACACACCAGAAAGCTCAAATTTGAAACAAAGAAATCAGAGTACTAAATA is a window from the Rosa chinensis cultivar Old Blush chromosome 2, RchiOBHm-V2, whole genome shotgun sequence genome containing:
- the LOC112189376 gene encoding G-type lectin S-receptor-like serine/threonine-protein kinase RKS1 isoform X3, producing MKIRKKMPLVHSYRIENAEKMVLKALLLFLLFQLCTSRDTMRGNEEQLKDVDGDYLVSKESKFELGFFSPGNSSNRYVGVWYSQTRVSNKTVVWVANRNNPINDTSGVLTINRYGELVLYAHNMESTPIWSTNVSRSVQNVNTSTSSTQLLDTGNLVVFQDDKNGIFIWQSFDHPIDTLIPGMKVGVSWKTGQEWVLTSWKSQDDPGTGDYTYRLSSDHNASPQFFLYKGLSKYWRSDPGPAPTLVANQDETYFFMNETNAITRITVTDSALEHLIWDGGGFQWKEDFSAPKSRCDRYGQCGANSRCSPDNVNLFECDCLPGYVPNSVSDWNQKNGSGGCVSNRLGLLKCGDGDGFIKVARVKYPDTTIAASLKSVYTELGRDLYVRVNATVLAANAGRSQGFLERRGMLAIPILSTALALVLIIMLAWKWHKKNRNTRGIDFVEAEELEETQRHPELQFFDLDTIIAATDHFSRVNELGRGGFGSVYKGQLSNEQKVAVKRLSKTSGQGIEEFKNEVALIARLQHRNLVKLLGCCIKGEERMLVLEYMPNKGLDSFLFDKTRRSFLDWEKRFEIINGIARGILYLHQDSRLRIIHRDLKTSNVLLDDEMNPKISDFGMARIFHGDQLQDKTSRIVGTYGYMSPEYAVFGRFSTKSDVFSFGIIMLEIVSGQKNNGSDLEDSSVNLIGRVWELWREGRALDIVDSTLKSYHPNEAMRCIQVALLCVQEDPNDRPAMSAIVFMLSDEASPPLPKQPASVYERKFGTHVDPLLSNRSSSINHLTVTTMEAR
- the LOC112189376 gene encoding G-type lectin S-receptor-like serine/threonine-protein kinase RKS1 isoform X2, yielding MKIRKKMPLVHSYRIENAEKMVLKALLLFLLFQLCTSRDTMRGNEEQLKDVDGDYLVSKESKFELGFFSPGNSSNRYVGVWYSQTRVSNKTVVWVANRNNPINDTSGVLTINRYGELVLYAHNMESTPIWSTNVSRSVQNVNTSTSSTQLLDTGNLVVFQDDKNGIFIWQSFDHPIDTLIPGMKVGVSWKTGQEWVLTSWKSQDDPGTGDYTYRLSSDHNASPQFFLYKGLSKYWRSDPGPAPTLVANQDETYFFMNETNAITRITVTDSALEHLIWDGGGFQWKEDFSAPKSRCDRYGQCGANSRCSPDNVNLFECDCLPGYVPNSVSDWNQKNGSGGCVSNRLGLLKCGDGDGFIKVARVKYPDTTIAASLKSGMSDKECAQECLRNCSCTAYLSTENEGIVDCLTWYDDLMDILVYTELGRDLYVRVNATVLAANAGRSQGFLERRGMLAIPILSTALALVLIIMLAWKWHKKNRNTRGIDFVEAEELEETQRHPELQFFDLDTIIAATDHFSRVNELGRGGFGSVYKKVAVKRLSKTSGQGIEEFKNEVALIARLQHRNLVKLLGCCIKGEERMLVLEYMPNKGLDSFLFDKTRRSFLDWEKRFEIINGIARGILYLHQDSRLRIIHRDLKTSNVLLDDEMNPKISDFGMARIFHGDQLQDKTSRIVGTYGYMSPEYAVFGRFSTKSDVFSFGIIMLEIVSGQKNNGSDLEDSSVNLIGRVWELWREGRALDIVDSTLKSYHPNEAMRCIQVALLCVQEDPNDRPAMSAIVFMLSDEASPPLPKQPASVYERKFGTHVDPLLSNRSSSINHLTVTTMEAR
- the LOC112189376 gene encoding G-type lectin S-receptor-like serine/threonine-protein kinase RKS1 isoform X1; this encodes MKIRKKMPLVHSYRIENAEKMVLKALLLFLLFQLCTSRDTMRGNEEQLKDVDGDYLVSKESKFELGFFSPGNSSNRYVGVWYSQTRVSNKTVVWVANRNNPINDTSGVLTINRYGELVLYAHNMESTPIWSTNVSRSVQNVNTSTSSTQLLDTGNLVVFQDDKNGIFIWQSFDHPIDTLIPGMKVGVSWKTGQEWVLTSWKSQDDPGTGDYTYRLSSDHNASPQFFLYKGLSKYWRSDPGPAPTLVANQDETYFFMNETNAITRITVTDSALEHLIWDGGGFQWKEDFSAPKSRCDRYGQCGANSRCSPDNVNLFECDCLPGYVPNSVSDWNQKNGSGGCVSNRLGLLKCGDGDGFIKVARVKYPDTTIAASLKSGMSDKECAQECLRNCSCTAYLSTENEGIVDCLTWYDDLMDILVYTELGRDLYVRVNATVLAANAGRSQGFLERRGMLAIPILSTALALVLIIMLAWKWHKKNRNTRGIDFVEAEELEETQRHPELQFFDLDTIIAATDHFSRVNELGRGGFGSVYKGQLSNEQKVAVKRLSKTSGQGIEEFKNEVALIARLQHRNLVKLLGCCIKGEERMLVLEYMPNKGLDSFLFDKTRRSFLDWEKRFEIINGIARGILYLHQDSRLRIIHRDLKTSNVLLDDEMNPKISDFGMARIFHGDQLQDKTSRIVGTYGYMSPEYAVFGRFSTKSDVFSFGIIMLEIVSGQKNNGSDLEDSSVNLIGRVWELWREGRALDIVDSTLKSYHPNEAMRCIQVALLCVQEDPNDRPAMSAIVFMLSDEASPPLPKQPASVYERKFGTHVDPLLSNRSSSINHLTVTTMEAR
- the LOC112189376 gene encoding G-type lectin S-receptor-like serine/threonine-protein kinase RKS1 isoform X4 encodes the protein MKIRKKMPLVHSYRIENAEKMVLKALLLFLLFQLCTSRDTMRGNEEQLKDVDGDYLVSKESKFELGFFSPGNSSNRYVGVWYSQTRVSNKTVVWVANRNNPINDTSGVLTINRYGELVLYAHNMESTPIWSTNVSRSVQNVNTSTSSTQLLDTGNLVVFQDDKNGIFIWQSFDHPIDTLIPGMKVGVSWKTGQEWVLTSWKSQDDPGTGDYTYRLSSDHNASPQFFLYKGLSKYWRSDPGPAPTLVANQDETYFFMNETNAITRITVTDSALEHLIWDGGGFQWKEDFSAPKSRCDRYGQCGANSRCSPDNVNLFECDCLPGYVPNSVSDWNQKNGSGGCVSNRLGLLKCGDGDGFIKVARVKYPDTTIAASLKSGMSDKECAQECLRNCSCTAYLSTENEGIVDCLTWYDDLMDILVYTELGRDLYVRVNATVLAANAGRSQGFLERRGMLAIPILSTALALVLIIMLAWKWHKKNRNTRDKTRRSFLDWEKRFEIINGIARGILYLHQDSRLRIIHRDLKTSNVLLDDEMNPKISDFGMARIFHGDQLQDKTSRIVGTYGYMSPEYAVFGRFSTKSDVFSFGIIMLEIVSGQKNNGSDLEDSSVNLIGRVWELWREGRALDIVDSTLKSYHPNEAMRCIQVALLCVQEDPNDRPAMSAIVFMLSDEASPPLPKQPASVYERKFGTHVDPLLSNRSSSINHLTVTTMEAR
- the LOC112189376 gene encoding putative receptor-like protein kinase At4g00960 isoform X5 — its product is MKVGVSWKTGQEWVLTSWKSQDDPGTGDYTYRLSSDHNASPQFFLYKGLSKYWRSDPGPAPTLVANQDETYFFMNETNAITRITVTDSALEHLIWDGGGFQWKEDFSAPKSRCDRYGQCGANSRCSPDNVNLFECDCLPGYVPNSVSDWNQKNGSGGCVSNRLGLLKCGDGDGFIKVARVKYPDTTIAASLKSGMSDKECAQECLRNCSCTAYLSTENEGIVDCLTWYDDLMDILVYTELGRDLYVRVNATVLAANAGRSQGFLERRGMLAIPILSTALALVLIIMLAWKWHKKNRNTRGIDFVEAEELEETQRHPELQFFDLDTIIAATDHFSRVNELGRGGFGSVYKGQLSNEQKVAVKRLSKTSGQGIEEFKNEVALIARLQHRNLVKLLGCCIKGEERMLVLEYMPNKGLDSFLFDKTRRSFLDWEKRFEIINGIARGILYLHQDSRLRIIHRDLKTSNVLLDDEMNPKISDFGMARIFHGDQLQDKTSRIVGTYGYMSPEYAVFGRFSTKSDVFSFGIIMLEIVSGQKNNGSDLEDSSVNLIGRVWELWREGRALDIVDSTLKSYHPNEAMRCIQVALLCVQEDPNDRPAMSAIVFMLSDEASPPLPKQPASVYERKFGTHVDPLLSNRSSSINHLTVTTMEAR